The Gammaproteobacteria bacterium DNA segment GGACCGCGCAATACGTGATCGCGAAATGCATCGTCACCCAGAATCGGACTCCTTTTCGCCCGGCCGAGGTAATCGAGCGAGGTCCCGCCGGGGTCCCCCGCAACGAACGCCGCGTAGCGCGCACACCGATTGCGTTTACCGACCGCATCGAGAATAAAGGCGGTCGTCAGCCATTTCGGCGAGGGATCTTCGCCGACATTGCTTCGGAAACTCGACCAGCGGAAATCGGTCAGTTTCCGGACCGTTCCGGCTTCCAGTGGGTTGCGGTGGAGATAGCGCGACAGTTCCAGCCAATAGGCATCCGCATCCACCAGTATGGCCTTGTAGCGCCCCCGAAACAGGGGCCCGTCTCGCCCCTGACCACGATTGACGTACTGGGTATAGACGCCGTTGAGGTGGCGCATGATTCGACTGAGATTCCCCTCCGGTGTGCGCAGAAGCAAATGGTAGTGGTTCGTCATCAGACAGTAGGCGTGCCACTCGGCGTTGAACCGCTCGGCGGTATCGGCAAGCAGCGAGAGAAAGTACGTACGTTGAACATCGCTACTGAACGCACCCCGCCGCCCAAGTCCGCGGTTCATCACGTGATACCACGCGCCGTCGAATTCGATGCGAAGGGGGCGAACCATGCGTCATAA contains these protein-coding regions:
- a CDS encoding transposase — translated: MVRPLRIEFDGAWYHVMNRGLGRRGAFSSDVQRTYFLSLLADTAERFNAEWHAYCLMTNHYHLLLRTPEGNLSRIMRHLNGVYTQYVNRGQGRDGPLFRGRYKAILVDADAYWLELSRYLHRNPLEAGTVRKLTDFRWSSFRSNVGEDPSPKWLTTAFILDAVGKRNRCARYAAFVAGDPGGTSLDYLGRAKRSPILGDDAFRDHVLRGPRPDIDRPQLRKARIVPTLEQVVTATALRFGVEEDAIRRKTRGRGSRGPARGVAMYLCQRVADMRLADIARHFGLAGYASAGSSIRSLKRALEEDADLEKRVERLTQDLTT